A region from the Gemmatimonadota bacterium genome encodes:
- a CDS encoding glycosyltransferase family 4 protein, with protein MTDIVCVVADLARNPLYTAMQFAGALGGAPRVTVAGPSSGPLWPPMAQEAPRPRELPRPWPWTPAARRTLRELARGAHLLYAFKAMPGSLGLALGVGRGLDIPVALHLDDWDAGFFHDVSPLRRWGRGLRDLRNPSGDLYLRGMERWIPEVAFLTVSSRALQRRFGGTLVRQGVDVHRFDPALHPQDEARARLGLPPDVPVAVFAGTPRAHKGLEDLLGAMRRLRVPLQLLVAGVADDALAGALRAGGATVRGSYAFSQSGWVLGAADFAVIPQRDSPFARHQLPAKLLHAQALALPTLITDVGDAHELVGGSAPAGLVVPAGDPDALVEGLETLACDSGRRARMAVEARRRAVHEHGWPAMRDTLEALLLQEGFSVPRAERADS; from the coding sequence ATGACAGACATCGTCTGCGTTGTGGCCGATCTGGCTCGGAACCCGCTCTACACGGCGATGCAGTTCGCGGGAGCGTTGGGCGGAGCTCCGCGCGTGACCGTCGCGGGCCCGAGCAGTGGGCCCCTGTGGCCACCGATGGCTCAGGAGGCGCCTCGCCCGAGAGAACTCCCTCGCCCCTGGCCTTGGACGCCGGCCGCACGCCGGACCCTCCGTGAGTTGGCGCGCGGCGCCCACCTCCTCTACGCGTTCAAAGCGATGCCCGGGAGTCTCGGTCTCGCCCTCGGCGTCGGGCGTGGACTCGACATCCCCGTCGCGCTGCACCTGGACGACTGGGACGCCGGTTTCTTCCACGACGTGTCGCCGCTGCGGCGGTGGGGTCGGGGGCTGCGCGATCTGCGGAACCCCTCAGGGGACCTGTACCTCCGCGGCATGGAGCGGTGGATCCCCGAGGTCGCTTTCCTTACGGTCTCCTCACGGGCGCTGCAGCGCCGCTTCGGCGGCACGCTGGTTCGTCAGGGTGTGGACGTGCATCGCTTCGACCCTGCCCTTCACCCCCAGGATGAGGCCCGAGCTCGCCTCGGGCTCCCGCCCGACGTGCCTGTGGCCGTCTTCGCGGGTACACCCCGAGCGCACAAAGGGCTGGAAGACCTCTTGGGCGCGATGCGGCGCCTGAGGGTGCCATTGCAGCTGCTGGTCGCAGGGGTTGCAGACGACGCGCTCGCCGGCGCTCTGCGTGCGGGAGGCGCGACCGTGCGGGGCTCCTACGCCTTTTCCCAGTCCGGCTGGGTTCTGGGCGCGGCGGACTTCGCGGTGATCCCACAGCGGGACTCGCCCTTCGCCCGTCATCAACTCCCGGCGAAGCTCCTCCACGCCCAGGCCCTCGCGCTCCCGACCCTGATCACGGACGTGGGCGACGCACACGAGCTGGTCGGGGGTTCAGCGCCGGCGGGACTCGTCGTCCCCGCCGGCGACCCCGACGCACTGGTCGAGGGTCTCGAGACGCTGGCCTGCGACAGTGGCCGCCGGGCGCGCATGGCCGTAGAGGCGCGCCGGAGAGCCGTACACGAACACGGCTGGCCGGCGATGCGCGACACCCTGGAGGCCCTCCTCCTTCAGGAGGGGTTCTCGGTTCCCCGTGCAGAGCGGGCGGACTCGTAG
- a CDS encoding glycosyltransferase family 4 protein: protein MADPLSCLLLGARGGGGEEVFLADLIGDPPDGVTYRAVLDAHASAPGARAQAWAERAFNRLVHPWLWPLPGLRAYRVDDAYDVVHVHNLTHRIQGSVPVVMSLGGATYRHYLAAYLAYSDERIRTLYARASRLYPPLGITNEFVSWERLAAIVVFSHYAAGHLKAAGVPSERVHVVPPGFSDPGVGPGPPPSPFRVVLAGRDPERKGADLALEAQRRLRGRGLEVELTLVGDPAYPDWTREGVMGLAAVPRERLFAILARAHALVVPSRAEGFGFVAVEAMACGRAVLVSDTAALPEIVGTGGQVVRGSGADPWVEALEPLVRDPELAGVWGTRARARFEETFTRAHFKARLRAVYESARSARGTENPS, encoded by the coding sequence GTGGCTGACCCACTCTCCTGCCTCCTGCTCGGGGCACGGGGCGGCGGAGGCGAGGAAGTCTTTCTCGCGGACTTGATCGGGGATCCACCGGACGGCGTCACCTACCGGGCCGTGCTGGATGCCCACGCATCCGCTCCGGGCGCGCGCGCCCAAGCGTGGGCCGAGCGCGCGTTCAACCGCCTCGTGCATCCGTGGCTCTGGCCCTTGCCTGGGCTGAGGGCGTACCGCGTGGATGACGCCTACGACGTGGTGCACGTCCACAACCTGACCCATCGCATCCAGGGTTCCGTGCCGGTGGTGATGAGCCTGGGCGGAGCGACCTACCGTCACTATCTGGCTGCGTATCTCGCCTACTCGGACGAGCGCATCCGGACGCTCTACGCACGCGCGTCGCGGCTCTACCCGCCCCTCGGCATCACGAACGAGTTCGTCTCCTGGGAGCGGCTGGCCGCCATCGTGGTCTTCTCCCACTACGCTGCCGGCCACCTGAAGGCAGCGGGCGTCCCGTCTGAGCGTGTGCACGTCGTGCCGCCCGGGTTCTCCGACCCGGGGGTCGGCCCCGGCCCGCCGCCCTCGCCGTTCCGGGTGGTGCTGGCGGGCCGCGATCCAGAGCGAAAGGGAGCCGACCTGGCCCTGGAGGCGCAGCGACGCCTTCGAGGACGAGGGCTCGAGGTCGAGCTCACGCTGGTGGGGGACCCGGCCTACCCGGACTGGACCCGAGAGGGTGTGATGGGTCTGGCGGCGGTTCCCCGGGAGCGCCTCTTCGCGATCCTGGCCCGGGCTCATGCATTGGTGGTGCCGTCCCGGGCGGAAGGCTTCGGATTCGTAGCGGTGGAAGCGATGGCCTGCGGGCGTGCGGTGTTGGTATCCGATACTGCCGCTCTACCGGAGATCGTGGGGACAGGTGGGCAGGTGGTGCGTGGCTCCGGCGCGGACCCCTGGGTCGAGGCGCTGGAGCCGCTCGTCCGCGACCCGGAGCTGGCGGGCGTTTGGGGCACGCGCGCGCGTGCGCGCTTCGAGGAGACGTTTACCCGAGCCCACTTCAAGGCGCGGCTCCGGGCCGTCTACGAGTCCGCCCGCTCTGCACGGGGAACCGAGAACCCCTCCTGA